Proteins found in one Bordetella genomosp. 11 genomic segment:
- a CDS encoding MFS transporter: protein MLTVLRNRTYRHLFAAQVIALVGTGLMTVALGLLAYELAGANAGAVLGTALAIKMLAYVGIAPVAQAFADRLPRRSLLVALDLARAAVALCLPFVTEVWHVYVLIFVLQAASAGFTPTFQATIPDILPDEEAYTKALSLSRLAYDLESLVSPMLAAALLTLISFHNLFAGTVLGFLISAALVVSVTLPTSAPGPRRGIWERTTRGMRLYLATPRLRGLLAINLAVSAAGAMVIVNTVVIVKARFGLGEAEVAWALAAFGGGSMIAAFALPGLLDKLADRPVMVTGAAVLVIGTAIGALTPSYVQLLPLWMVISFGYSVAQTPSGRLLRRSAHAEDRPAIFAAQFALSHACWLICYPLAGRFGAASGLQSTFIVMSLIGLVGVVLALRLWPVGDPSDIAHDHPDLTPDHPHVRAHSNQNKHRHQLIVDDLHQRWPNL from the coding sequence ATGCTCACCGTATTGAGGAACCGCACTTATCGTCACCTGTTCGCTGCGCAGGTGATCGCGCTGGTGGGCACTGGCCTGATGACCGTGGCGCTGGGCCTGCTCGCCTACGAACTGGCCGGCGCGAACGCCGGAGCGGTGCTGGGCACGGCGCTGGCCATCAAGATGCTTGCCTATGTCGGCATCGCCCCGGTCGCTCAGGCGTTCGCCGACCGCTTGCCGCGCAGATCGCTGCTGGTTGCCCTCGATCTGGCTCGGGCGGCCGTTGCTCTGTGTCTGCCATTCGTCACCGAGGTCTGGCACGTCTATGTGCTGATCTTCGTGTTGCAGGCGGCCTCCGCTGGATTCACGCCGACTTTTCAGGCGACCATCCCGGACATCCTGCCTGACGAGGAGGCGTACACGAAGGCGCTTTCGCTCTCGCGGCTGGCCTACGACCTTGAAAGCCTGGTTTCTCCGATGCTGGCGGCGGCGCTTCTAACCCTCATCAGCTTCCACAACCTGTTCGCCGGGACGGTGCTTGGCTTCCTTATCTCGGCCGCGCTGGTGGTCAGCGTGACGCTGCCCACTTCCGCGCCCGGCCCGCGTCGCGGCATCTGGGAGCGCACCACGCGAGGCATGCGCCTCTACCTTGCAACGCCGCGGCTGCGAGGACTGCTGGCGATCAACCTCGCCGTGTCGGCAGCGGGGGCGATGGTGATCGTGAATACGGTGGTCATCGTGAAGGCGCGCTTCGGCCTGGGCGAAGCGGAAGTGGCTTGGGCCTTGGCGGCGTTCGGGGGCGGTTCGATGATCGCCGCGTTTGCGCTGCCCGGGCTGCTCGACAAACTGGCGGATCGGCCTGTCATGGTCACGGGAGCGGCGGTGCTGGTGATCGGTACGGCCATCGGGGCGCTGACTCCATCCTATGTTCAGCTACTGCCGCTTTGGATGGTGATCAGTTTCGGCTACAGCGTGGCACAGACGCCTTCCGGTCGGCTGCTGCGCCGTTCGGCCCATGCCGAGGATCGGCCCGCGATATTCGCTGCTCAGTTCGCGCTGTCGCATGCCTGCTGGCTGATCTGCTATCCGTTGGCGGGACGCTTCGGGGCTGCCTCCGGACTGCAATCAACCTTCATCGTTATGTCCTTGATCGGCCTTGTCGGCGTAGTGCTTGCACTAAGGCTTTGGCCCGTCGGCGATCCATCTGATATCGCACACGACCACCCGGATTTAACGCCGGATCACCCCCATGTGCGCGCCCATTCCAACCAGAACAAGCACCGCCATCAGCTCATCGTAGATGACCTGCATCAGCGATGGCCGAACCTATAA
- a CDS encoding PilL N-terminal domain-containing protein, with protein sequence MCPSPPWFHHPERRLLAGFLGLLWSVLAGGCATTSAPVAPDTIEEVSAAPAPEAPESIPVVRYGRYTLVELAPTAAQRDLLLQTIDVSMPEDARATVGDGLRHVLKRSGYGLCQTAHAVIELYALPLPAAHLHLGPMTLRDALLTLAGQAWELHADDRARQICFERPGDSMTADNVPAPPTTEAVQTFPLAPATSGGQP encoded by the coding sequence ATGTGCCCCTCTCCACCCTGGTTTCACCATCCCGAACGCCGCCTGCTGGCGGGTTTTCTCGGCCTGCTTTGGTCGGTGCTGGCTGGCGGCTGCGCGACGACGAGCGCGCCGGTCGCGCCCGACACCATCGAGGAAGTCTCGGCCGCGCCCGCACCCGAGGCGCCCGAGTCCATCCCCGTCGTGCGCTACGGCCGCTACACCCTCGTGGAACTGGCACCGACAGCAGCGCAGCGCGACCTGCTGTTGCAGACCATCGACGTGTCGATGCCCGAGGATGCCCGTGCCACGGTCGGCGACGGGCTACGGCATGTGCTCAAGCGCAGCGGTTACGGCTTGTGCCAGACGGCGCACGCGGTGATCGAGTTGTACGCACTGCCGCTGCCGGCGGCGCACCTGCACCTCGGCCCCATGACCCTGCGCGATGCGCTGCTCACCCTGGCTGGTCAGGCCTGGGAACTGCACGCGGATGACCGCGCGCGGCAAATCTGCTTCGAGCGGCCCGGCGACAGCATGACCGCCGACAACGTACCCGCGCCGCCCACCACCGAGGCGGTGCAGACGTTCCCGCTGGCGCCCGCGACATCGGGAGGCCAGCCATGA
- the ltrA gene encoding group II intron reverse transcriptase/maturase: MTTQAACAGALSGDSGGWHSIDWASCHREVRRLQARIVKATQEGRWGKVKTLQWLLTHSFSGKAMAVRRVTENQGKKTPGVDKVVWDTPEKKLRAMGDLKRRGYRPAPLKRVHIPKANGKLRPLGIPTMKDRAMQALYLLGLLPVSETTADGCSYGFRPERSVADAIERCFIALGRRDAAEWVLEADIKGCFDHISHDWLLGNVPMDKRVLERWLKCGFMEKAIWSATEAGTPQGGIISPTLANFALDGLEQLLSRTFYRTMRRGKMVHPKVHLIRYADDFVITGNSQELLVDEVKPLVEQFLAERGLTLSAEKTKVTHIGEGFDFLGQNVRKYDGKLLIKPSAANYSACVNKIREIVKSHKTAKQATLIKKLNPVIQGWANFHRHVVAARQFQCLDRDIWRALWRWAKRRHPNKNHTWIRERYFHVIGSRTWAFACEREECDSNERRWIELRRASDTKIKRHTVIRADANPFDPAWETYFEDRIGTKMKDNLAGRKRLLHLWLEQDGKCPVCGEPLTKESGWHVHHIVRRVDGGSNLRGNLVMVIRTATTRSTPLVLQL; the protein is encoded by the coding sequence ATGACTACGCAAGCTGCTTGCGCGGGTGCGCTCTCCGGCGACTCGGGCGGATGGCACAGCATCGACTGGGCCAGTTGCCATCGGGAAGTCAGGAGGCTGCAAGCGCGCATCGTAAAGGCGACGCAGGAAGGCCGCTGGGGCAAGGTGAAAACCTTGCAATGGCTGCTGACCCACTCGTTCTCGGGCAAAGCAATGGCCGTGAGGCGGGTGACTGAAAACCAAGGCAAGAAGACTCCGGGCGTTGACAAGGTGGTATGGGACACCCCGGAGAAGAAGTTGCGTGCCATGGGCGATCTGAAGCGCAGGGGCTACCGTCCCGCGCCGCTGAAGCGCGTCCACATCCCCAAGGCGAACGGAAAACTCCGGCCGCTCGGTATCCCGACGATGAAGGATCGGGCCATGCAGGCGCTTTATCTGCTCGGCTTGCTCCCCGTCTCGGAGACCACGGCGGACGGATGCTCCTACGGCTTCCGTCCGGAGCGTTCCGTCGCCGACGCCATTGAACGGTGCTTCATTGCACTGGGACGGCGTGATGCAGCCGAATGGGTACTTGAAGCTGACATCAAGGGATGCTTCGACCACATCAGCCACGACTGGCTTCTGGGCAATGTGCCCATGGACAAGCGCGTGCTGGAAAGGTGGTTGAAGTGCGGTTTCATGGAAAAGGCGATTTGGTCTGCGACCGAGGCGGGAACGCCACAGGGCGGCATCATTTCCCCGACGCTTGCAAACTTCGCTCTGGATGGTCTTGAGCAGCTACTGTCGAGGACCTTCTATCGGACGATGCGGCGCGGAAAGATGGTGCATCCCAAGGTACACCTGATTCGGTATGCAGACGACTTTGTGATCACCGGCAACTCGCAGGAGTTGTTGGTCGATGAAGTCAAGCCATTGGTGGAGCAGTTCCTGGCAGAACGCGGGCTCACGTTGTCCGCGGAGAAGACCAAGGTGACGCACATCGGCGAAGGCTTCGATTTTCTGGGTCAGAACGTGCGCAAGTACGATGGGAAACTGCTGATCAAGCCATCAGCGGCCAACTATTCGGCTTGCGTCAACAAGATTCGGGAGATCGTCAAATCGCACAAGACGGCCAAGCAGGCCACGCTGATCAAGAAGCTGAACCCGGTCATTCAAGGTTGGGCGAACTTCCATCGGCATGTGGTTGCCGCACGTCAATTCCAGTGTCTGGACCGCGATATCTGGCGCGCACTCTGGCGGTGGGCCAAGCGCCGGCATCCGAACAAGAACCATACGTGGATTCGCGAGCGGTATTTCCATGTAATCGGAAGTCGGACTTGGGCGTTCGCATGCGAACGCGAAGAATGCGACAGCAACGAAAGGCGCTGGATTGAGCTTCGCAGGGCAAGCGACACCAAGATCAAGCGGCACACCGTCATCCGCGCGGATGCAAATCCGTTCGACCCTGCGTGGGAAACCTACTTCGAGGACCGTATCGGCACCAAGATGAAGGACAACCTCGCAGGCCGGAAGCGGCTTCTGCACTTGTGGTTGGAACAGGACGGGAAGTGCCCCGTCTGCGGTGAGCCTCTCACCAAGGAAAGTGGGTGGCACGTTCACCACATCGTCCGTCGTGTCGATGGTGGTTCCAATCTGCGTGGCAATCTGGTCATGGTCATCCGAACTGCCACAACCAGATCCACACCCTTGGTCTTGCAGTTGTGA
- a CDS encoding TIGR03759 family integrating conjugative element protein has protein sequence MKPSIILSALLLVSTQWPAWAQQPATAPARNAQSQERALAARALDDRVASDWGLQPQEWARYRELMDGPLGVYSPNLDPLSALGIEARTDEERRRYAGLQVQVEARRVEKLLAYQRAYDEAWQRLNPGMQRVNLPDDKPVARATRGSGRTAVFVKDGCDACGQLVQRLQSAGTEFDLYMVGSRQDDGRIRDWAKRTNVDPARVRSGSITLNHDGGRWLTLGVPGDLPAVVREVNGQWQRQP, from the coding sequence ATGAAGCCATCGATCATCCTTTCCGCGCTCCTGCTGGTGTCCACCCAGTGGCCCGCCTGGGCGCAGCAGCCCGCCACGGCTCCCGCCCGCAATGCGCAGAGCCAAGAGCGCGCGCTGGCCGCTCGCGCTCTGGACGACCGGGTGGCGAGCGACTGGGGCCTGCAACCGCAGGAGTGGGCGCGCTACCGCGAACTGATGGACGGGCCACTGGGCGTCTACTCGCCCAACCTGGACCCGCTATCGGCTCTGGGCATCGAGGCGCGCACCGACGAGGAACGGCGCCGCTACGCAGGGCTGCAGGTGCAGGTCGAAGCGCGCCGCGTGGAGAAGCTGCTTGCCTATCAGCGCGCCTACGACGAGGCCTGGCAGCGCCTGAACCCCGGCATGCAGCGAGTGAACCTGCCGGACGACAAGCCGGTCGCCAGAGCCACGCGCGGCTCCGGCCGCACAGCGGTGTTCGTCAAGGACGGCTGCGATGCCTGCGGGCAGCTCGTGCAGCGCCTGCAATCGGCGGGCACCGAATTCGACCTGTACATGGTCGGCAGCCGCCAGGACGACGGGCGCATCCGCGACTGGGCCAAGCGCACGAACGTCGATCCGGCGCGCGTGCGCAGCGGCAGCATCACGCTCAACCACGACGGCGGGCGCTGGTTGACCTTGGGGGTGCCCGGCGACCTGCCGGCGGTCGTGCGCGAGGTGAACGGCCAATGGCAGCGCCAGCCATAG
- the ltrA gene encoding group II intron reverse transcriptase/maturase has translation MQSKLAAWSTENKERKFDRLLRLIADRDWLSEAARITLASSGARTPGVDGVDKRMMEANLQHELATIRDELLAGSYSPLPARRVYIPKANGKLRPLGIPCLRDRIVQRAMLMAMEPIWESDFHPASYGFRPARSVHHAIRTVKLQLQDGDEHSVAGRWVIEGDLASYFDTVHHRLLLKGIRKRIADQRFLALLWKFIKAGCVDRDLFRAASEGVPQGGVISPLLSNIMLHEFDAWMEKNYLSKKVRKDRWAWNFAILKQRPITVRENRQWKPAVSYCRYADDFVIVVKGTRAHAEAVREACRQFLEGELKLTLNMEKTHITHVNDGFVFLGHRIIRKRGPRGRMRPVTTIPWEKYRGFAERLVKQLSGNYGMNRMDLMESLNRQIAGWAAFYQYTDYTATMFRKLDRTVFWKFGYWLARRYRRGFRSLMRDHVRAPEPGQAKTWLLHGQNSRGWYGAVALRRLVTSRKGQFRWRNPSENPYILRDEARSTIESRYPDVAFAMSNA, from the coding sequence ATGCAAAGCAAACTGGCGGCATGGTCGACGGAGAACAAAGAGCGCAAGTTCGATCGTCTCCTGAGACTGATTGCTGACAGGGATTGGCTGAGCGAAGCGGCTCGCATTACGCTGGCATCCAGCGGAGCCCGCACACCGGGAGTGGACGGTGTTGACAAGCGCATGATGGAAGCGAATCTCCAGCATGAACTGGCGACGATACGCGACGAACTGTTGGCGGGCTCGTATAGTCCGCTGCCTGCGCGGCGCGTGTACATACCGAAGGCGAACGGCAAGCTCAGACCGCTCGGCATCCCTTGTCTACGGGATCGAATTGTGCAAAGGGCCATGCTGATGGCGATGGAGCCGATATGGGAGAGTGATTTCCATCCGGCTTCATATGGCTTCAGACCGGCCCGAAGCGTACATCACGCGATTCGCACGGTGAAGCTTCAGTTGCAGGATGGTGACGAACACAGTGTTGCCGGACGCTGGGTTATCGAGGGCGACCTCGCCAGCTACTTCGACACCGTTCATCATCGTCTGCTTCTGAAGGGAATCCGCAAGCGCATTGCCGATCAGCGCTTCCTTGCCCTGCTCTGGAAGTTCATCAAGGCGGGCTGCGTTGATCGCGATCTGTTTCGCGCTGCAAGCGAGGGGGTTCCCCAGGGCGGTGTCATCTCACCGCTCCTATCCAACATCATGCTGCACGAATTCGACGCGTGGATGGAGAAGAACTACCTGAGCAAGAAGGTGCGGAAGGATCGGTGGGCGTGGAACTTCGCCATTCTCAAGCAGCGTCCCATTACTGTACGAGAAAACCGGCAGTGGAAGCCAGCGGTTTCTTACTGTCGGTACGCGGATGACTTTGTGATCGTGGTCAAGGGAACGCGAGCGCATGCCGAGGCAGTACGCGAGGCGTGCAGGCAATTCCTTGAAGGCGAACTGAAGCTCACACTGAATATGGAGAAGACCCATATCACGCACGTGAACGACGGCTTCGTCTTCCTCGGTCACCGGATCATTCGTAAGCGCGGACCACGCGGCCGCATGCGGCCGGTGACGACGATTCCGTGGGAGAAGTATCGGGGCTTCGCCGAGCGGTTAGTCAAACAACTGTCGGGCAATTACGGCATGAACCGGATGGACCTGATGGAGAGCCTGAATCGGCAGATTGCCGGCTGGGCCGCCTTCTATCAATACACTGACTACACGGCCACCATGTTCAGAAAACTTGACCGGACCGTGTTCTGGAAGTTCGGATATTGGCTCGCGCGCAGGTATCGGCGCGGGTTCAGGTCGCTGATGCGCGATCATGTGCGGGCGCCAGAACCGGGACAGGCCAAGACATGGCTGCTTCATGGCCAGAATAGTCGGGGTTGGTACGGGGCGGTGGCGCTTCGGCGTCTTGTTACCAGCCGGAAGGGGCAATTCAGGTGGCGTAACCCGTCGGAGAATCCGTACATCCTGCGCGATGAGGCACGCAGTACCATCGAGTCACGCTATCCCGATGTCGCCTTTGCTATGAGCAACGCTTGA
- the ltrA gene encoding group II intron reverse transcriptase/maturase: MTTQEIACAGAPSHESVTWHSIDWAKCHREVRRLQARIVKATREGKYGKAKSLQWILTHSFSGKALAVKRVTENQGKRTPGVDRVTWSTPETKSEAVLSLRRHGYRPRPLRRIYIPKANGKKRPLGIPTMRDRAMQALYLLALEPIAETTGDKDSYGFRPGRSVADAIRQCHTVLAWKRSAEWVLEADIEGCFDNISHDWLAENIPMDKAILKSWLKAGYVESGSLFPTEAGTPQGGIISPVLANMALDGLQEVLGKSFFRTRRQNKHYDPKVNFVRYADDFIVTGYSRELLEIEVLPLVEKFLAARGLNISKAKTRVTHISEGFDFLGKNIRKFNGVCLTQPSKKNTKAFLDSIRGLIRANKAVKQDALIGMLNPRIKGWAEFHSADASSQTFTRVDAVIWRSLWRWCRRRHPKKGAYWVKERYFHRIGNRNWVFAADDGQRFPDGNVKWKMLRIAADTKIRRHVKVNGLANPFDPEWESYFEARLSQKMNRPGFRGGHLVKVNRPLRRFCRVGCSSLPQPRRAGYSRSMSAGVYG; encoded by the coding sequence ATGACTACGCAAGAAATTGCTTGCGCGGGTGCGCCCTCACACGAATCGGTCACATGGCACAGCATCGACTGGGCCAAGTGTCACCGTGAAGTGCGAAGGCTCCAAGCGCGTATCGTAAAGGCGACTCGGGAAGGAAAATACGGCAAGGCGAAATCCTTGCAGTGGATTCTGACCCACTCGTTCAGCGGCAAAGCATTGGCCGTCAAACGAGTTACTGAAAACCAAGGAAAGAGGACTCCTGGTGTGGATCGCGTCACGTGGTCAACGCCGGAGACCAAATCCGAAGCAGTGTTGTCCCTTCGCCGTCATGGCTATCGACCCCGCCCGTTACGGCGGATCTATATTCCAAAAGCCAATGGCAAGAAGCGGCCTCTCGGTATTCCCACGATGAGGGATAGGGCTATGCAGGCACTATACCTGCTGGCTCTCGAACCCATCGCGGAGACGACCGGGGATAAGGACTCTTACGGGTTCCGCCCCGGCCGAAGTGTGGCAGACGCCATCAGGCAATGCCACACGGTGCTGGCTTGGAAACGCTCTGCGGAGTGGGTCCTTGAAGCCGATATCGAAGGGTGTTTCGACAACATCAGCCACGATTGGCTCGCCGAGAACATTCCGATGGACAAGGCGATCCTCAAAAGCTGGCTCAAGGCCGGATACGTCGAGAGCGGTAGTTTGTTCCCGACGGAGGCAGGTACTCCACAAGGGGGGATCATCTCCCCGGTGCTGGCGAACATGGCGCTGGATGGATTGCAAGAGGTTCTTGGCAAATCGTTCTTCAGGACGAGGCGCCAGAACAAGCACTACGATCCGAAGGTGAACTTCGTTCGTTACGCCGATGACTTCATCGTCACGGGGTACTCGCGTGAGCTACTCGAAATAGAGGTGCTGCCACTGGTGGAGAAGTTTCTTGCCGCCAGGGGCCTCAACATCTCGAAAGCGAAGACTCGCGTTACTCATATCTCGGAAGGGTTCGACTTCCTGGGCAAGAACATCCGCAAGTTCAACGGGGTGTGCCTGACCCAGCCATCGAAGAAGAACACGAAGGCTTTTCTAGATTCGATCCGAGGTTTGATCCGTGCCAACAAGGCAGTGAAACAAGACGCCCTCATCGGCATGCTCAATCCACGCATCAAGGGTTGGGCGGAATTTCACAGTGCCGATGCTTCATCCCAGACGTTTACTCGCGTCGATGCAGTCATATGGCGCAGCCTATGGCGCTGGTGCAGGCGGCGGCATCCAAAGAAAGGGGCCTATTGGGTTAAGGAAAGGTACTTCCACCGGATAGGCAACAGGAATTGGGTGTTTGCTGCGGACGATGGTCAGAGGTTCCCTGACGGCAACGTGAAATGGAAGATGCTGCGCATAGCGGCGGATACCAAGATACGACGCCACGTCAAGGTCAATGGCCTAGCCAACCCGTTCGATCCCGAATGGGAAAGCTACTTTGAAGCTCGCTTGAGCCAGAAGATGAATCGCCCCGGGTTTCGCGGAGGCCATTTGGTTAAAGTAAACCGGCCTCTTCGGCGGTTCTGTCGAGTTGGCTGTAGTAGTTTGCCTCAGCCTCGGCGGGCGGGATATAGCCGATCGATGAGTGCAGGCGTTTATGGTTGA
- a CDS encoding metal-sensing transcriptional repressor has translation MTEFTKHTSHPDLVKRLKRAKGHLQHVIGMIEGSEPCLDIARQLAAVESAVTAAKRALIHDHIDHCLDHDSDSVLAEMKALAKLL, from the coding sequence ATGACAGAGTTCACCAAACACACAAGCCACCCAGATCTGGTGAAGCGGCTCAAGCGCGCCAAAGGCCATCTCCAGCATGTGATCGGCATGATCGAGGGGAGCGAACCTTGCCTTGACATCGCTCGCCAACTCGCGGCGGTGGAAAGCGCGGTGACGGCGGCAAAGCGTGCGCTGATTCACGACCACATCGACCATTGCCTAGACCATGACTCGGACTCCGTCCTTGCTGAAATGAAAGCGCTGGCCAAACTGCTTTGA